In bacterium, the sequence ACGCGGGATGCGATCTTTGCAGGGATGAAGCGGCGAGAATCCTATGCGACCTCGGGGCCGCGCATCCTCCTGCGCTTCTTTGCTGGCTGGGGCTTCGACGCTGCGATCGTCGCCGATCGCAACCCGGTCGCGGTCGCCACCGATGGTGGCGTTCCCATGGGAGCCGCGCTGCAGCCGGAGCAAGAAGGGGCCGAGAGCCCGACCTTCTTCGCCTGGGCCGGCGCCGACTGGATGAGCGCTCCGCTCCAGCGCATTCAGGTCGTCAAGGGTTGGATCGACGCCGACGGAGAAACGCACGAATCGGTGCGGGACGTCGTCTGCGCAGACGGCCTCGAGGTCGACCCGAATACACTTCGCTGTCCGGACAACGGCGCCTCTGTCGACACCAGTTCCTGCCAGACGCGCGGCGAGCGCGGAGCGGGACAGCTGATGGTGGCCTGGCAGGACGACGACTTCGACGCGAGTCAGGGCGCCTTCTACTACGTCCGGGCGATCCAGAACCCGACCTGCCGCTGGTCGACGTACGACGCGATTCGCCTGGGCATCGAGCCAGACCCGCGCGTGCCCGCGACAATCCGCGAGCGGGCCTGGTCGTCACCCATCTGGATCGACCCACCGAGCTAGCCGCGCCGACCCGGCCACTCTTCCTGTCCGC encodes:
- a CDS encoding DUF3604 domain-containing protein; translation: TRDAIFAGMKRRESYATSGPRILLRFFAGWGFDAAIVADRNPVAVATDGGVPMGAALQPEQEGAESPTFFAWAGADWMSAPLQRIQVVKGWIDADGETHESVRDVVCADGLEVDPNTLRCPDNGASVDTSSCQTRGERGAGQLMVAWQDDDFDASQGAFYYVRAIQNPTCRWSTYDAIRLGIEPDPRVPATIRERAWSSPIWIDPPS